A stretch of Methanosphaerula palustris E1-9c DNA encodes these proteins:
- the recQ gene encoding DNA helicase RecQ, whose amino-acid sequence MTPPEDLLKRYWGYSSFLPHQKEIIGSVLKGQDTLAIMATGGGKSLCYQLPALCLGGLTVVVSPLISLMKDQVDDLNERGILAVAFNSSMEYRVRTKIEADLKNGKIRLLFVSPERCMQAGFLDLIKAAPIRLIAVDEAHCISEWGHNFRPEYRQLAQLKKLFPAVPLVALTATAIPEVRRDICQQLGISDAHEFVGSFNRKNLMYRVVEKKNPKILLLTFLSRHQHESGIIYCMSKKETEEVARDLRRRGYNAQAYHAGLSKQVRTKVQDGFIKNTITIVCATIAFGMGIDKPDVRFVIHYDIPKTVESYYQETGRAGRDGRPSECVLFYSRGDIARVRSMLEHDHMTERNLRASLRKLQEMTEYCEAITCRRRFLLSYFGEESPDEHCTSCDNCNHPAARNDGTEPARLIVECVKELSSNFGIDLITDLLRGSTCARIRDYHLDALAAYGTGKQYSKAQYRTWINELVRQGYLARTGDRYLVIGMTDKGEDLLRGKNRVMLPAQEKMKTKTTKAPRARPAAEPVVTSARDTDLFLQLRALRRSIAEQGGIPPFMVFPDKTLREMARIRPCDRESFLQISGVGEVKVKRYGPAFIEVIRGCSEES is encoded by the coding sequence ATGACACCACCCGAGGACCTGCTGAAGAGATACTGGGGCTACTCCTCTTTCCTCCCACACCAGAAGGAGATCATCGGATCGGTGCTGAAGGGTCAGGACACGCTCGCGATCATGGCCACCGGGGGTGGAAAGTCGCTCTGTTACCAGCTGCCGGCCCTCTGCCTCGGTGGCCTGACGGTGGTCGTCTCGCCGCTGATCTCGCTGATGAAGGACCAGGTCGACGACCTGAACGAACGGGGGATCCTGGCGGTCGCCTTCAACAGTTCGATGGAGTACCGTGTCCGGACGAAGATCGAAGCCGACCTGAAGAACGGAAAGATCCGGCTCCTCTTCGTCTCTCCGGAGCGGTGTATGCAGGCCGGCTTCCTCGACCTGATCAAAGCCGCCCCGATCCGGTTGATCGCCGTCGACGAGGCGCACTGCATCTCCGAGTGGGGGCATAACTTCCGGCCGGAATACCGGCAGCTGGCTCAACTGAAGAAACTCTTCCCGGCCGTCCCCCTCGTCGCCCTGACCGCGACGGCCATCCCCGAGGTCCGGCGGGACATCTGCCAGCAGCTCGGAATCTCGGACGCCCACGAGTTCGTCGGCAGCTTCAACCGGAAGAATCTGATGTACCGGGTCGTCGAAAAGAAGAACCCGAAGATTCTCCTCCTCACCTTTCTGAGCCGGCACCAGCACGAATCAGGGATCATCTACTGCATGAGTAAGAAGGAGACCGAGGAGGTCGCCCGCGATCTCCGGCGACGGGGGTACAATGCACAGGCCTATCATGCTGGCCTCTCGAAACAGGTCAGGACGAAGGTTCAGGACGGGTTCATCAAGAACACGATCACGATCGTCTGTGCCACCATCGCGTTCGGGATGGGGATCGACAAGCCGGATGTCAGGTTCGTGATCCATTACGACATCCCAAAGACAGTGGAGTCCTACTACCAGGAGACCGGTCGGGCAGGGCGGGACGGCCGGCCGAGCGAGTGCGTCCTCTTCTACAGCCGGGGGGACATCGCACGGGTCCGCTCAATGCTCGAGCATGACCACATGACAGAACGAAACCTCCGGGCCTCGCTCCGGAAATTGCAGGAGATGACCGAGTACTGCGAGGCGATCACCTGCCGGCGCCGGTTCCTCCTCTCCTACTTTGGGGAGGAGTCCCCGGACGAGCACTGCACCTCGTGCGACAACTGCAACCACCCGGCAGCGAGGAACGACGGCACGGAACCGGCCCGCCTGATCGTCGAGTGTGTGAAAGAACTCTCCTCGAACTTCGGTATCGACCTGATTACCGACCTGTTGCGCGGGTCGACGTGCGCCAGGATCAGAGACTATCACCTGGACGCACTCGCTGCATACGGAACAGGGAAGCAGTACAGTAAGGCTCAGTACCGGACCTGGATCAACGAACTGGTCAGGCAGGGTTACCTGGCACGGACCGGCGACCGGTATCTGGTGATCGGCATGACCGACAAGGGCGAGGATCTGCTGAGGGGAAAAAACCGTGTGATGCTGCCGGCCCAGGAGAAGATGAAGACAAAAACCACAAAGGCCCCGAGGGCCAGACCGGCCGCGGAACCTGTGGTCACCTCAGCCCGGGATACCGACCTCTTTCTCCAGCTCAGAGCCCTCCGCCGCTCGATCGCCGAGCAGGGAGGGATACCGCCGTTCATGGTCTTCCCCGACAAAACCCTCAGGGAGATGGCCCGCATCCGACCCTGTGACCGGGAGAGTTTCCTTCAGATCTCCGGCGTCGGCGAAGTGAAGGTGAAGCGATACGGCCCGGCCTTCATCGAGGTGATCCGTGGCTGTTCTGAGGAATCCTGA